The Chaetodon trifascialis isolate fChaTrf1 chromosome 16, fChaTrf1.hap1, whole genome shotgun sequence genome includes a region encoding these proteins:
- the acat1 gene encoding acetyl-CoA acetyltransferase, mitochondrial codes for MSSSGLFSVRAHVCKRLAHKYLSRSYTSRPSLNEVVIVSAVRTPIGSFKSSLAAVPATKLGSIAIRGAIDKAGITPEEVKEVYMGNVLQAGEGQAPTRQALIGAGLTLNTPATTINKVCASGTKSIMMAAQSLMCGHQDVMVAGGMESMSNVPYVMSRETPAYGGVRMEDLIVKDGLTDVYNKFHMGNCAENTAKSCSISREEQDAFAIGSYSRSKAAFESGILAKEIVPVSIPQRGKPDVVVSEDEEWRRVDFSKVPKLKAVFQKENGTVTAANASTLNDGAAALVLMTADAAKRLNVTPLARIVSFADAAVAPIDFPIAPAFAVPKALDAAGLKKDDIAMWEINEAFSVVVLANIKMLDIDPAKVNINGGAVSLGHPIGMSGARIVGHMVHNLKPGQYGLAGICNGGGGASSIVIQKL; via the exons ATGTCATCCAGTGGACTCTTCAGTGTGCGCGCTCATGTCTGCAAACGCCTG GCTCACAAGTACCTCTCAAGAAGCTACACATCTCGCCCTTCACTCAAT GAGGTCGTCATTGTCAGCGCAGTCCGCACTCCAATAGGCTCCTTCAAAAGCAGCCTGGCAGCAGTACCAGCCACCAAACTAGGCTCCATTGCCATCAGGGGAGCCATAGACAAAGCAG GCATCACTCCTGAAGAGGTAAAGGAAGTCTACATGGGCAATGTGCTTCAGGCAGGAGAAGGACAGGCCCCCACAAGACAAGCCTTGATTGGAGCAG GCTTGACCCTCAACACTCCCGCAACAACCATCAACAAAGTCTGTGCCTCCGGGACGAAGTCCATCATGATGGCCGCTCAGAGTCTCATGTGTGGACACCAG GATGTGATGGTGGCAGGAGGCATGGAGAGCATGTCCAATGTACCTTATGTGATGTCCAGAGAGACCCCAGCCTATGGAGGAGTGAGGATGGAAGACCTCATTGTGAAGGACGGACTCACTGATGTCTACAACAAATTCCACATG GGCAACTGTGCAGAGAACACTGCCAagagctgcagcatcagcagagaggagcaggacgcCTTCGCCATTGGCTCATACAGCCGCAGCAAAGCAGCATTTGAGTCTGGAATTCTGGCCAAGGAGATCGTTCCGGTTAGCATTCCCCAGAGAG GCAAACCTGATGTAGTCGTGtctgaggatgaggagtggaggagggtCGACTTCAGCAAAGTTCCCAAACTGAAGGCAGTGTTCCAGAAAGAGAACG gcacagtgacagcagccaaTGCCAGCACACTGAACGATGGAGCAGCTGCTCTCGTTTTAATGACAGCAGATGCTGCAAAGAGACTCAACGTCACTCCGCTGGCCAGGATTGTCT CTTTCGCTGATGCTGCGGTTGCACCCATCGATTTCCCCATTGCTCCTGCATTTGCTGTACCCAAG gctctGGATGCAGCAGGGCTGAAGAAGGATGATATCGCCATGTGGGAGATCAACGAGGCCTTCAGTGTGGTTGTGCTGGCCAACATCAAGATGTTGGACATTGACCCTGCAAAAGTCAACATCAACGGGGGAGCTGTGTCACTGGGACACCCCATTGG GATGTCCGGAGCAAGAATTGTGGGTCACATGGTGCACAACCTCAAGCCGGGCCAGTATGGGCTGGCAGGCATCTGCAATGGAGGTGGCGGAGCTTCATCTATTGTGATCCAGAAATTGTAG